The region GTGGGCTTGGGGTCCGGCGCGTAGACGATGTCCGCGGGCGGGCTGGTCGCGTAGGACACGACGATCGGCCGGTTCCCCTTGCCGCCGGCGGAGAACGTGTCCTCGTACGCCTCGGTCCAGCCGTTGACGACCTTGACGCCGTTGGCGCGCAGCGAGGTCCAGTAGCCGAGGTAGCCGTCCGTGCCGTAGCGGGCGACCGTGGCGAGCAGGAACGCGAGGCCCGGCGACGACGTGGCCGCGTTCTCCACGACGAGCAGGTCCTTGTACTCGGGCTTGGTGAGATCGGCGAGGGTGGTCGGCTCCGCGAGGTGGTGCGCGCGGAACCAGGCGTCGTCGAGGTTGATGCACACGTCGCCGTAGTCGACCGGCGTCACGGCGTCCTGCGTCGCCGCCTTGAGCGCGGCGGGCACGTCGGCGGCCGCCGGCGAGACGTAGGGGTCGAACACGCCGGCCTCGAGGGCGCGGGAGAGCAGGGTGTTGTCGACGCCGAACAGCACGTCGCCCTCGGGGTTGCCCGCCGTCAGCGCTGCCTTGTTGACCACCTCGCCGGCGTCGCCCTCGCTGACCACCTTGACCGTGATCCCGGTGCGGGCCGTGAAGTCCGTGAGCAGCGACTTGGTCACCGCGAAGGAGTCGTGCGTGATGAGCGTGACGGTGACCGGTGCGAACGACGACGGCACCGGCGTGGGCGGCTGGCTCGACGCGGGCGAGGACGTCGCACCCGTCGTCGTGGAGCCGCACGCAGCGAGCAGCAGCGAGGCCGCCGCGACCATGGCCGCCGCCGCTACGCGACGACCGGAGGAGCTGTGGGCAGGGGTGTTCATGGACCGTCCCTCCGCCGGCATTACCCGGATCAGGTTCGAGGGTCGGTGGCGGCGGCCACCCTCTCAGCCCGGCGTGTCCTCCGAGCTCCCCTGGTATGCAGATGTGCCCCCACCCTACGCCGCTCCGGCCGGGGCGGCGCGAGCGGTCAGCTGCGGCGCTCCTGCACCGCGCGCTTGACGAGGATGAACGGCAGCAGCCACGCCGCGAGGGCGCCGGCGAGCCAGACGATGAGCGCCGCGAGCACCCAGGTGCCGAGCCCGTCGACGTTGAGGGTCGTGAAGATCGCGGTGATCACGAGGGCGATCAGCGTCGAGATGATGCCGACGCCGCCGGTGAAGGCCGAGGCGTTCTTGTCCACCATCTTCCCGATCAGCGGCGAGAGGATCGCCTGGACCACCGCGAAGACCGCCGCCACCACGATGTAGGACAGCCAGCCGTCGACGCTGAAGCCGGAGAGGACCGCGTCGGCGACGACGATCCCGATGAGTGCGGCGAGGAAGTAGATCACCAGGTTGATGAGGAACCGGATCATGGCGCGACCGTAGCGCTCCCCCCAGGGACGTCGCGCGGATTCGCCGATCCCCGGGCCGGTGGCGGCGGGAGGCCGCGGAGGACCGGGGGAGGCGTCCGAGCCGGCCGCTAGCGTGCGGAGCATGTCCCCCGCATCCCCGGCCCGCGTCGCCGTCCTGCTGCGCGGCGTCAACGTCGGCCGCGCCAAGCGCATCGCGATGGCCGACTTCGCCGCCCTGCTGCGCGACGTCGGCCTCACCGACGTCCGCACCCTGCTCAACTCCGGCAACGGCATCGGCACCTGGGCCGGCCGCCCGGACTCGCTCGCCACCATCGTCTCCGGCGCGATGCAGGACGCCGTCGGCTTCACCTGCGACGTCGTGGTGCGCACCGAGGAGCACCTCGACGCCGTGCTCGCCCGCGACCCTCTCGGCGCGGTGGCGAGCAACCCGAGCTGGTACCTCGTGACGTTCCTCGGCTCGGCCCCGGACGCCGAGGCCCTCGCCCGGTTCGAGGCGCTCGACCTCTCCCCGGACGACGTGGTGCTCGACGGCCTCGAGCTCTACGCCTGGATGCCGAACGGCGTGAACGAGAGCCCCACGGGCAAGGCGCTGGCACGCGGGGTGCTGGGCGTCACCTGGACCGGGCGCAACTGGACCACCGTCACCAAGCTGCGCGACCTGATGCGCCAGGAGTAGCGACGGCTGCGCGGCCGCGCCGTCCGCCGGTCAGAGCACCTCGTCGGCCGGGACCAGCACCAGGACGACGTCGCCGCCCGACGACAGCGCGACGCGGTCGTCCGCGTCGACCGACACCGACAGCTCGCCGCGGAGCGCCTCGAGCACGCGGCGCTCCTGGTCCATGGCCTCCTGCGGCCCGGCCATCAGCGTCGTCCCGAGCGGGCCGAACCGCACGGTGCCGGCGTCCATCGTGCAGGGACCGAACACGCGGTTGACCGTGGCGCGGCCGGTCACCCGGCCGTCGGCGTCGAACGTCAGCTCGGCTGTCGGCGTCTCGAGGGCCGGGACTCCGCCCGCCTCGACGATCCGGAACGTGCGGCCCACGAGGGTCTGCGCGGCGTGGCTCATGCCCGCGATCCTCGCACCCGCGCGGCCGGGGTGTCCGCTGTCGGGACGCACAGCGGGCGCCCGCCCGGACCCCTCTTGCGCACCGCCGGGAGCGGGCGCACAGTGGTGAGGCGACCCTCACCCATCCCACTCCTCGCGAGAGGGTCGCCGGGTACGCCGACCGACCACGACCGACGGGTCGAGCGACGACGGCGACCGACACGACGAGCGCCCCGGGACCCCCCTCACCGAGGCGCTCGCCGCTTGTCAGGACCCGGTCGCGGCGAGCACCTCGTCGAGCCGCTCGAAGCCCTCGACCATCCCGCCCTCCATGCCGGCGGCCACGTGCCCGTCGCGGGTCTCGATGCTGGCGTGACGGCTGGTGATCAGCGCGAGGGTGCCGCCGTCGACCTCCTCGAGCACGAGGGTGTCCACCGCCGACGCGTCGGGCATGGGCTCGTAGACGAACGTGCTCACGAGCCGGTGCGGCCGGTCGACCTCGAGGTACTCGCCACGGAAGGCGTGCGTGCCGCCGTCGGGCGCCGTCTGCACGAAGCGGTAGGTGCCGCCCACGCGCACGTCCATCTCGACGAGGGTGTTCTCCAGGTAGCGCGGGCCGATCCAGCGGCGGAACAGGTCCGGCTCGGTCCAGGCGCGCCACACCAGCTCGCGCGGCGCGGCGAAGAAGCGGCGGACGACGATCACCGGCTCGTCGGCCGGGATCTCGCAGGAGTAGCGGGTGTCGACGGTCTCGGTCATGGCGTTGCTCCTCGGGTTCGGGGTGTGGTCTGTCGTGGCGCGCCGGCCGTCCCGTCGTC is a window of Frankiales bacterium DNA encoding:
- a CDS encoding thiamine ABC transporter substrate-binding protein, giving the protein MNTPAHSSSGRRVAAAAMVAAASLLLAACGSTTTGATSSPASSQPPTPVPSSFAPVTVTLITHDSFAVTKSLLTDFTARTGITVKVVSEGDAGEVVNKAALTAGNPEGDVLFGVDNTLLSRALEAGVFDPYVSPAAADVPAALKAATQDAVTPVDYGDVCINLDDAWFRAHHLAEPTTLADLTKPEYKDLLVVENAATSSPGLAFLLATVARYGTDGYLGYWTSLRANGVKVVNGWTEAYEDTFSAGGKGNRPIVVSYATSPPADIVYAPDPKPTKPSTSVMTDGCFRQVEYAGVLRGTSHPLEARAVVDWLLSPAVQKDVPLSMFVDPAVPGTPLPKVFTDFAAVPADPLSLDPAVIDKNRSAWVQAWDQVTLR
- a CDS encoding DUF1697 domain-containing protein produces the protein MSPASPARVAVLLRGVNVGRAKRIAMADFAALLRDVGLTDVRTLLNSGNGIGTWAGRPDSLATIVSGAMQDAVGFTCDVVVRTEEHLDAVLARDPLGAVASNPSWYLVTFLGSAPDAEALARFEALDLSPDDVVLDGLELYAWMPNGVNESPTGKALARGVLGVTWTGRNWTTVTKLRDLMRQE
- a CDS encoding META domain-containing protein, with the translated sequence MSHAAQTLVGRTFRIVEAGGVPALETPTAELTFDADGRVTGRATVNRVFGPCTMDAGTVRFGPLGTTLMAGPQEAMDQERRVLEALRGELSVSVDADDRVALSSGGDVVLVLVPADEVL